In a single window of the Thermofilum uzonense genome:
- a CDS encoding pyridoxal phosphate-dependent aminotransferase, translating to MSKPILKTSHISSKLGAEESFVYLARSLELKKKGVDVISFGIGQPDFQPPPHVIEYAKQAMDSGFNGYGPSLGMPELREAVSDFINEEYGVDVKPEEVAITAGAKAAIFIGMLALLEPGDEVIIPDPAYPLYESVARFIGANIIFLRLHRGNNYKIRYEDIERLVTNRTRMIVLNYPENPVGSTMDQRDVEALVDLAYKKNFVIVSDEIYDHFVYEGKHFSTLQTPYWRDVVYYVNGFSKTFGMTGWRLGYVVANRDLISKLSVIANNMYSCPVTFAQIAAAKALQDGLEWFKPILNQYRKRRDLIHRHLGSIKGVHVFKPEGAFYIFPDFTEIIKAKGLKDERELADRLLEEKGVVVLPGTAFSKDAGKGHLRFAFAVREEDIEKGIERIKSWLES from the coding sequence GTGTCCAAGCCGATTTTAAAAACAAGCCACATTTCGAGTAAGCTTGGAGCCGAGGAGTCCTTTGTATATCTTGCTCGCAGCCTCGAGCTTAAGAAAAAAGGTGTAGATGTCATATCTTTCGGGATTGGTCAACCTGACTTTCAGCCCCCACCCCATGTTATAGAATACGCGAAGCAGGCTATGGATTCAGGATTTAACGGTTATGGTCCAAGTTTGGGTATGCCAGAGCTGCGAGAAGCTGTCTCAGATTTCATAAACGAGGAATACGGAGTGGACGTTAAACCGGAGGAAGTGGCCATAACAGCTGGAGCAAAAGCCGCGATTTTCATAGGGATGCTTGCACTCCTAGAACCTGGAGATGAGGTGATTATTCCAGATCCCGCTTATCCCTTATATGAATCCGTTGCGAGATTTATTGGAGCCAATATAATTTTCCTTAGGCTTCACCGCGGAAACAACTACAAAATAAGATACGAGGATATAGAGAGACTGGTCACAAATAGAACCCGAATGATAGTGCTAAACTATCCCGAGAACCCTGTTGGATCTACAATGGATCAGCGCGATGTTGAGGCACTCGTGGACCTCGCATATAAGAAAAACTTCGTCATTGTTTCTGATGAGATTTATGACCACTTCGTTTACGAGGGTAAACACTTTTCAACACTCCAGACCCCGTACTGGAGGGACGTCGTTTACTATGTTAACGGTTTCTCAAAGACATTCGGGATGACCGGCTGGAGGCTGGGATACGTTGTTGCTAACAGGGATCTGATATCTAAGCTTTCCGTGATAGCAAACAACATGTACTCGTGTCCAGTGACTTTTGCGCAGATAGCGGCGGCGAAAGCTTTACAGGACGGCTTAGAATGGTTTAAACCCATATTAAACCAGTATAGGAAGAGACGTGACCTGATCCACCGGCATCTAGGCAGTATAAAAGGTGTTCACGTCTTCAAGCCTGAAGGAGCATTCTACATATTCCCAGACTTTACAGAGATTATAAAAGCAAAGGGACTTAAAGATGAAAGAGAACTCGCAGATCGATTATTAGAAGAGAAAGGAGTAGTAGTACTACCGGGAACAGCGTTTTCAAAGGATGCGGGCAAGGGACATCTTAGGTTTGCTTTTGCCGTAAGGGAGGAGGATATTGAGAAAGGAATTGAGCGCATAAAGTCATGGCTTGAAAGCTAG
- a CDS encoding Rab family GTPase — MSTSVIKLSLCGPGGVGKTSLARVFTGGSFNESERITVGIQHFFKKLRWVNGTEVTISIWDLGGEHRFFFLAPAFLRGARGVVYVFDITREETFIEIENWRRVVEDTLGPIPAVLVGNKKDLESLRMVPRETALEYARAHNLLGYFEVSAKQLIEVEDPFLFLIKYILDKRREYEQGSSH; from the coding sequence GTGTCGACAAGTGTAATAAAACTGTCGCTATGTGGTCCTGGTGGAGTGGGTAAAACCAGTCTAGCAAGAGTTTTTACTGGTGGCTCATTCAATGAGTCAGAAAGGATAACGGTAGGTATTCAGCACTTCTTTAAAAAACTAAGATGGGTAAATGGGACAGAAGTTACTATCTCTATATGGGATCTTGGCGGCGAACACAGGTTTTTTTTCCTTGCCCCAGCATTTCTAAGAGGGGCAAGGGGCGTCGTATATGTCTTCGATATTACACGGGAGGAAACATTTATAGAGATTGAGAACTGGCGTAGAGTTGTAGAGGACACCCTGGGCCCTATCCCAGCAGTTCTAGTAGGTAACAAAAAGGATCTTGAATCGCTTAGAATGGTCCCCCGTGAGACAGCTTTGGAGTATGCTCGTGCACATAACCTTTTAGGATATTTTGAGGTATCCGCGAAGCAATTAATTGAAGTTGAGGATCCATTTTTATTTTTGATAAAATATATTTTAGATAAAAGGCGAGAATATGAGCAGGGCTCAAGTCATTAG
- a CDS encoding NAD(P)-dependent oxidoreductase: protein MSVAVFGTGLIGSNIARRLLERGFRVSVWNRSYEKAASLGQFGARVTKSIREALEGAEIASINVSDDNASLYVLENILNNLGNDLVVVNHSTVTPLHSRRAYEMSTRKNCPYIALPIMGGPKEAMSGDLVGIAGGDYDKLVTHKDYIDALFRKVHVVGSPEEASAVKLAINSVYFSAMIGLAEALVLAEGWGVSPEKFFEIGQDLWIKSIIERYGSRLIVAGSEKGISLPHISSMAQLLLSASMRKAISEEDYTRVYKFLKGLV from the coding sequence ATGTCAGTCGCAGTTTTTGGAACAGGACTTATAGGCTCGAACATAGCTAGGAGACTCCTAGAGAGGGGATTTAGAGTTTCTGTCTGGAACCGTAGTTACGAGAAGGCAGCCTCTCTCGGCCAATTCGGAGCGAGGGTAACGAAAAGCATACGGGAGGCCCTTGAAGGGGCTGAGATAGCTTCAATAAATGTTTCAGATGACAACGCATCTCTCTACGTCTTGGAAAACATATTGAATAACCTCGGAAATGATCTGGTAGTAGTAAATCATTCAACCGTAACACCCTTGCATTCTAGAAGGGCATATGAGATGAGTACAAGGAAAAATTGTCCATATATTGCTCTACCTATAATGGGTGGCCCGAAGGAAGCTATGAGCGGCGACCTTGTTGGAATCGCCGGAGGAGACTATGATAAACTCGTGACCCACAAAGACTACATTGATGCGTTGTTCAGGAAAGTTCACGTTGTGGGCAGTCCTGAGGAGGCCTCGGCTGTAAAGCTCGCTATTAATAGCGTTTATTTCTCTGCAATGATTGGGCTCGCAGAGGCGCTAGTCTTAGCTGAGGGCTGGGGGGTGAGCCCTGAAAAATTTTTCGAGATAGGACAGGATCTATGGATAAAAAGCATTATTGAGAGATATGGTTCGAGATTAATAGTTGCTGGATCTGAAAAAGGAATATCTTTACCTCATATCTCATCCATGGCTCAGCTGCTTTTAAGCGCTTCTATGCGAAAGGCTATATCAGAGGAGGACTATACGCGTGTTTACAAGTTCCTAAAGGGGCTCGTCTAG
- a CDS encoding TIGR04084 family radical SAM/SPASM domain-containing protein produces the protein MLYIVFTTGQCNLKCDYCGGSFPREKVPWEIEYDLANLKRLIEKDDEAVVAFYGGEPLLNYKKVIWILDNIKAKHFVIQTNGLLYHMLPNEYWRRFDTVLLSIDGRREITNKHRGAGVYEKVLEAAKHLRKIGFQGDVIARMTVTQDTDIYEDVSHLLSLNLFNHIHWQLDVVWSDRWRNFTEWRDNSYKPGLRRLMSLWITRIKKGKVLGIAPFKAIASQAIFGNVYNAPPCGSGVNSVSILTNGKITACPIAVSENWALLGDVKTGFKLMQRPILEPCISCPYFNYCGGRCLYAYRERYWGDSGFREVCEATKTLIKLVLASVPAIIESIDSGVISPEDLLYPPFNNTVEIIP, from the coding sequence GTGCTCTACATCGTGTTTACAACGGGCCAGTGCAACCTAAAATGTGATTATTGTGGAGGTAGTTTTCCCAGGGAGAAAGTTCCTTGGGAAATAGAGTATGATTTGGCGAACCTAAAGAGGCTAATTGAGAAAGATGACGAGGCAGTGGTTGCGTTTTATGGTGGGGAACCCCTGCTAAATTACAAGAAGGTAATCTGGATATTGGATAATATTAAGGCTAAGCATTTTGTGATACAAACGAATGGATTACTGTACCACATGCTCCCGAACGAGTATTGGCGTAGATTTGATACAGTGTTACTATCCATTGATGGGAGGCGAGAGATTACAAACAAGCATAGGGGTGCTGGTGTCTATGAGAAGGTCTTGGAAGCGGCAAAGCATCTTAGAAAAATAGGATTTCAAGGCGACGTCATAGCAAGGATGACTGTGACACAAGATACAGACATATACGAGGATGTATCGCATCTATTGTCTCTTAATTTATTCAACCATATTCACTGGCAACTAGACGTAGTCTGGAGCGATAGGTGGAGAAACTTCACAGAATGGAGAGATAACAGCTATAAACCCGGTTTAAGGAGACTGATGAGCTTATGGATTACCCGGATAAAGAAGGGAAAGGTTCTGGGAATCGCGCCTTTCAAAGCCATTGCCTCACAAGCCATCTTTGGAAACGTCTATAACGCTCCGCCCTGCGGCTCCGGAGTTAATTCAGTGTCAATACTAACGAATGGAAAAATAACGGCATGTCCAATAGCAGTCTCTGAGAACTGGGCTTTACTGGGCGACGTTAAAACAGGCTTTAAACTAATGCAAAGACCGATCTTGGAGCCATGTATAAGTTGCCCCTATTTCAATTACTGTGGGGGAAGGTGTCTTTACGCATATAGAGAAAGATATTGGGGGGACTCAGGATTTAGGGAAGTATGTGAAGCTACAAAGACGCTTATAAAACTCGTTCTTGCCTCGGTTCCAGCAATAATTGAGAGCATTGACAGCGGGGTTATTTCCCCTGAAGATCTCCTCTACCCTCCATTCAATAACACGGTGGAAATAATCCCTTAA
- a CDS encoding LysE family transporter: protein MIDPSLAVEVVALTAGGVVSPGPLSSSAIIGGSIHGWKYGFKAALGHMFFELPLFVLLGVGTYNFLLNPTTRRLLSIAGGFIILFFAVMFLRDLLAGEHAEGKTVKTMGMAVNPILLGLMLTAFNPYFLVWWGTVGVKIIADINLYSPGLSGMLEYYAVHVWMDYAWLSLLAYMASKGLRANKKILELIQLVLITAMIYYALRFLIDAFT, encoded by the coding sequence ATGATCGATCCATCGCTAGCCGTGGAGGTTGTAGCACTAACTGCTGGTGGTGTGGTTTCGCCAGGTCCTCTGTCCTCCTCAGCTATAATAGGAGGTAGTATTCATGGATGGAAGTATGGTTTTAAAGCGGCCTTGGGTCACATGTTCTTTGAACTACCCTTGTTTGTCCTCTTAGGCGTAGGGACCTATAATTTCCTTCTTAACCCAACGACTCGTAGATTATTATCCATTGCGGGAGGATTCATAATTCTGTTTTTTGCCGTAATGTTTCTACGAGACTTACTCGCAGGTGAGCACGCGGAGGGAAAAACTGTGAAGACTATGGGAATGGCGGTAAACCCCATTTTGTTAGGGCTCATGCTTACAGCATTTAACCCCTATTTCCTAGTATGGTGGGGAACTGTAGGTGTAAAAATAATAGCGGATATCAACCTTTATTCCCCAGGTCTCTCCGGAATGCTCGAGTATTATGCAGTGCACGTATGGATGGACTATGCATGGCTTTCTTTACTGGCTTATATGGCTAGCAAGGGTCTAAGAGCAAACAAGAAAATCCTAGAACTCATACAGCTTGTTCTCATTACAGCAATGATATATTATGCTCTGAGATTCTTAATTGATGCTTTTACATAA
- a CDS encoding TIGR04190 family B12-binding domain/radical SAM domain protein, with product MTRSYDLVLIHPPSVYDFRDLKRVHYGPISDVIPSKPIFDMYPAGFFYLASYLEKRGVRVGLYNVAARMVNEPDLDVPHLLKTIKSSVYGFDIHWLVHSHGAIELARLVKELHQAPIIIGGLSATYYWREIIEKYPFVDVVVLGDTTEPIVFELVQALEKGEMARLQNIPNLAFRQEGKLKFTGLKYVPVELDDLKPDYKIISKVMIKSGLKNSLPWSSFLKHPVTAVITYKGCSLNCLACGGSNFTYHVIFRRKMLGVKSPRTLFEEYKEITERLRAPIFFVNDLQLLGRKFIEEFTSLLAQEKTDIELFFEFFTPPSRDILNLYRKTGDKVYLQISPESHDERVRKAYGRPYGNASLKEFVRNARELGFTRVDMYFMVGLPMQTPLNVQALGDFYLELFKIGGRSVDAFVAPLAPFVDPGSIAFHMPRKFGYRILKHTLEEHRELLTAPNWYLMLNYETEWMTRVQIAEATYNAVESLTRAKYEAGVISKDYMEDVLDSIRRIRSGQPRLGLDSKETLREEELYPARKLWITYLTPRSLAELMLYSILYSI from the coding sequence ATGACGCGTAGCTATGATCTTGTCCTAATACATCCTCCAAGTGTTTACGACTTTCGTGATTTAAAACGCGTCCATTATGGTCCTATAAGTGATGTCATTCCATCCAAGCCCATCTTTGATATGTATCCTGCAGGCTTCTTCTATCTAGCCTCCTACCTCGAGAAAAGGGGGGTAAGAGTCGGTCTATACAATGTAGCTGCAAGAATGGTTAACGAGCCTGACCTGGATGTTCCACACCTCCTTAAGACCATCAAATCATCTGTTTATGGTTTTGACATTCACTGGCTTGTCCACTCTCATGGTGCAATCGAATTAGCAAGGCTTGTAAAGGAGCTTCATCAAGCTCCGATCATTATAGGTGGTTTATCAGCAACCTATTACTGGCGCGAAATAATTGAAAAATACCCATTTGTCGACGTCGTTGTTCTAGGCGACACTACTGAGCCCATCGTTTTCGAGCTTGTACAAGCTTTGGAGAAGGGTGAAATGGCCCGTCTTCAAAACATCCCTAATCTTGCTTTCAGGCAAGAGGGCAAGTTGAAATTTACAGGCCTTAAATATGTTCCCGTTGAGCTGGATGACCTGAAACCAGACTACAAGATAATCTCTAAGGTTATGATAAAGAGCGGCTTAAAAAACTCTTTACCTTGGAGCAGTTTCCTAAAGCACCCTGTTACAGCTGTAATCACATACAAGGGATGTTCATTAAACTGCCTAGCTTGCGGTGGAAGCAATTTTACTTACCATGTGATATTCCGTAGAAAGATGCTTGGAGTTAAAAGCCCGAGGACTTTGTTTGAGGAGTACAAAGAGATCACAGAGAGGCTGAGGGCTCCAATATTTTTCGTTAATGATCTCCAACTCCTCGGAAGAAAGTTCATAGAGGAGTTCACGAGTTTGCTTGCACAAGAAAAAACTGATATAGAGCTTTTCTTCGAGTTCTTCACACCTCCTTCTCGTGATATTTTGAATCTTTATAGGAAAACCGGAGACAAAGTGTATCTTCAAATTTCACCTGAGTCTCATGATGAGAGGGTAAGGAAAGCTTATGGGAGACCTTACGGAAACGCTAGCCTCAAGGAGTTTGTACGGAATGCTCGGGAGCTTGGCTTTACAAGGGTAGATATGTACTTCATGGTGGGGCTACCTATGCAAACACCCTTAAACGTCCAAGCACTAGGCGACTTCTATCTTGAGCTCTTTAAAATAGGAGGAAGATCCGTAGACGCATTTGTAGCGCCTTTGGCGCCTTTCGTAGACCCTGGTAGTATTGCTTTCCATATGCCGCGAAAATTCGGTTACCGTATATTGAAACACACCTTAGAAGAGCACCGTGAGTTGCTTACAGCACCTAACTGGTACTTGATGCTTAATTATGAAACTGAATGGATGACACGTGTACAAATAGCTGAGGCGACTTACAACGCGGTGGAAAGCCTGACACGTGCAAAGTACGAGGCTGGTGTGATTAGTAAGGATTACATGGAGGACGTCCTTGACTCCATTCGTCGTATCCGGAGTGGACAACCGAGGCTTGGATTAGACTCAAAGGAAACGCTTAGGGAAGAAGAGCTCTACCCAGCCAGAAAACTATGGATCACCTATTTAACTCCACGTTCCCTAGCCGAACTTATGTTGTATTCTATATTGTATTCGATATGA
- a CDS encoding TrmB family transcriptional regulator, which yields MGSPRENAIQLLRMLGLTGLEAELYLILLEKGPLSAPEISDYLVRHRPQIHVALTRLSSKGYIEELGGRPKKYRAVDPQLLTSMFMREFNALTTKALEYMKSISKPSFEEKFGVWIIREPEVAKSRISQMLDEAKIDALVMGDIKFIHLLSDKIEAAIKRGVSVYVLSYALGERGAKFIVEDMPFLKKLRVAISGDIVVVVDSSLGGVLKARPTLPLKHGFLLEERTLVDYLSHDYVNRWVSSKVVVDDKFNFPLRFTFHRMALYETRKLLLENKKLRLISEGYEVDTGAKVKVEGRIVDAVLDLPAGYAHFKVDTGTSIIRVGGLDAIAEEVAGEYFEIHEETG from the coding sequence GTGGGTTCTCCTCGTGAGAACGCCATTCAACTACTCAGGATGCTGGGTCTTACAGGCCTGGAGGCCGAACTATATTTGATTCTCCTGGAGAAAGGACCCCTTAGCGCTCCCGAGATCTCGGATTATCTTGTTAGGCATCGTCCTCAGATTCATGTCGCTCTTACACGCCTCTCCTCTAAAGGTTATATAGAGGAGCTGGGGGGCCGTCCAAAAAAGTATCGGGCTGTTGACCCTCAATTACTAACTAGTATGTTCATGCGGGAGTTTAACGCTTTAACGACGAAGGCTCTTGAATACATGAAGAGTATTTCTAAACCTTCTTTCGAGGAAAAATTCGGAGTCTGGATTATTCGGGAACCCGAAGTAGCGAAGAGTAGGATATCCCAAATGCTAGACGAGGCTAAGATTGATGCTCTCGTGATGGGGGATATCAAGTTCATACATCTTCTGAGCGACAAGATCGAGGCGGCAATTAAACGGGGTGTAAGCGTATATGTCCTTAGCTATGCTCTGGGGGAGCGGGGAGCTAAATTTATCGTTGAAGATATGCCGTTCCTTAAAAAGCTACGTGTAGCTATCTCAGGGGACATAGTGGTAGTTGTTGATTCTTCCCTAGGTGGCGTCCTAAAGGCTAGACCGACTCTACCACTCAAACATGGCTTTCTTCTAGAAGAGAGAACACTGGTTGATTATCTGTCTCACGACTACGTCAATAGATGGGTAAGCTCTAAGGTCGTTGTAGATGATAAATTTAACTTTCCTTTAAGGTTCACTTTTCATCGCATGGCTTTGTATGAAACTAGGAAGCTACTTCTCGAAAACAAGAAACTCCGACTGATTTCCGAAGGATATGAGGTAGATACTGGTGCTAAAGTGAAGGTGGAGGGACGTATTGTAGACGCTGTCCTAGACTTGCCGGCCGGTTATGCTCACTTTAAAGTCGATACAGGAACAAGCATAATACGGGTTGGAGGACTAGACGCTATAGCTGAAGAGGTTGCTGGAGAATACTTTGAAATACACGAAGAGACGGGCTGA
- a CDS encoding thiamine-phosphate synthase family protein → MFPEGIAFNIFVPGFRKILVNELRKRGLSQTEIARALGVTQAAVSKMMRNNRNSIIRDMELLNVQISEIELIARKIADYVAKGEINTAGMLANRYWLLILAGGDACKAHEKYGWRRSECYICTKMVYPDLDVSKGLAMADIERALMILSSSNEFPFLIPEVLSNLALAIPGAKGLFDVVAIPGRISPDKRGGILYRKPEFGASRHLGGVLLSIDGKYRAVMNIKYDRFVEEALVTMDLKFKEFSSSEYPAANPVAAAAPVLFDECPDCQILVDNGADYIEPNVYIFGRRAVEVANIAVSLAEIYVTILRKHNLQYSLLSQ, encoded by the coding sequence ATGTTCCCGGAGGGAATAGCCTTCAATATATTCGTCCCGGGTTTTCGCAAGATCCTAGTAAATGAACTGAGAAAAAGAGGTCTTTCGCAGACCGAGATTGCAAGAGCGCTCGGGGTTACCCAGGCAGCTGTTAGCAAGATGATGAGAAACAATAGGAACTCTATCATAAGAGACATGGAATTATTGAATGTGCAGATATCCGAGATAGAGTTGATAGCTAGAAAGATCGCTGATTACGTCGCCAAGGGTGAAATAAACACTGCCGGGATGTTGGCTAACAGGTATTGGCTTTTGATTCTGGCAGGAGGAGATGCTTGCAAAGCTCATGAAAAGTATGGTTGGAGAAGAAGTGAGTGCTATATCTGTACAAAAATGGTTTATCCAGACCTTGATGTGAGTAAGGGTCTAGCTATGGCTGATATTGAAAGAGCTCTCATGATCTTGTCTTCCTCAAATGAGTTCCCTTTTTTAATCCCAGAGGTTTTATCGAATCTTGCACTGGCTATTCCTGGTGCTAAGGGTCTGTTCGATGTCGTCGCGATTCCTGGTAGAATCTCACCTGATAAAAGGGGTGGTATTCTGTACAGGAAGCCAGAGTTTGGGGCTAGCCGGCATTTAGGAGGTGTTCTCTTGTCCATCGATGGGAAATATAGGGCAGTGATGAATATAAAGTATGATCGATTTGTAGAAGAAGCGCTCGTGACGATGGACTTGAAGTTTAAGGAGTTCAGTAGTAGTGAGTATCCTGCGGCTAACCCTGTAGCCGCAGCAGCACCCGTACTTTTCGATGAATGCCCTGACTGTCAGATACTTGTGGATAATGGAGCGGACTATATTGAGCCAAACGTGTACATTTTTGGGAGACGTGCCGTAGAAGTTGCTAATATAGCGGTATCACTAGCTGAAATCTATGTAACTATTCTTAGAAAACATAATCTACAATACTCTCTTCTATCGCAATAG
- a CDS encoding ECF transporter S component has protein sequence MKTRLTVVELVFTAAISTVIGAIFLVWSNIVWDATKLILGLLFLPIIYGMWFIGATIPAYIIRKPGVALLGEVLASIMEMAYGSQFSSTVLLYGFMQGLLSELTFMATRYKRWGWVTMTLAGAMPALWAAPADTILYGIAEPLTPEQRVVFWSLYFVSGGIFAGILVKAVIDAVARSTPILDPFEVAKSVKSLGDSLSRFPQRLIRV, from the coding sequence ATGAAAACACGGTTAACAGTAGTTGAACTTGTTTTCACAGCAGCGATATCCACGGTAATAGGGGCTATCTTTCTTGTATGGTCGAACATCGTGTGGGATGCCACAAAGCTAATCCTAGGTTTACTCTTCCTCCCGATTATATATGGAATGTGGTTTATAGGAGCAACCATCCCCGCATACATAATAAGAAAGCCAGGAGTGGCTCTGCTAGGCGAGGTTCTAGCATCCATAATGGAAATGGCATACGGGTCCCAGTTTTCCTCGACAGTTCTCCTCTATGGATTCATGCAAGGTCTACTCTCTGAGCTAACCTTCATGGCTACACGGTACAAAAGGTGGGGGTGGGTCACGATGACATTGGCTGGTGCCATGCCTGCTCTCTGGGCGGCACCTGCTGACACTATCCTATACGGGATAGCTGAGCCCTTAACCCCCGAGCAGAGAGTAGTCTTCTGGTCTCTGTATTTCGTCAGTGGAGGAATATTCGCGGGGATACTCGTTAAAGCGGTAATCGACGCTGTGGCTAGATCAACTCCTATCCTTGACCCCTTTGAGGTGGCTAAATCGGTGAAGTCACTTGGAGACAGTCTCAGTCGATTTCCTCAGCGTCTCATTAGGGTTTAA
- a CDS encoding ABC transporter ATP-binding protein, translating into METVSVDFLSVSLGFKEFPVIRDVSFTLRSGETLLVLGPTGSGKSTLLLALSGVIPELIVGKVEGDIRIVGHDPASEGLRGIAGDVGIVFQDPEAQIIMDSVFEEVAFPLENFLYPKESIFERVEKCLEDTYLAPYKNEQTDTLSTGLKQRLALASVLCFKPKVLLLDEPTAHIDPKSSLAIYQILRRYKSEGGTIILVEHRLDYLEGLIDKILFLNNGRGILASNFNELLEKIPFESLTQAGIWLPFSTLKNRSELSKPVVDFSRANTTREDSVVMAEKLSVIIDQKAVLKNVSFKVSRGELLIIVGPNGSGKTTLLRVIAGLIKRYSGSVIVLGRRPALSQVAYVSQIPEHQFTERKVIEEVVSGLIAGGLSREKALKVAMKTLEDRGLSHLAESGVYEISQGEKRLISLIEMELLDRPILLLDEPTFGLDLRHTVSVLKWIESMLDKRKTVIMVTHDTWVLPLLNARLIGLSEGKIIFQGFFSDLLKQQRVWEGLNFSPPPVFREAFSSEQIEIAMREMRNAVFSTYDR; encoded by the coding sequence TTGGAGACAGTCTCAGTCGATTTCCTCAGCGTCTCATTAGGGTTTAAAGAATTCCCAGTAATAAGGGATGTTTCCTTCACACTGAGGAGTGGGGAAACTCTCTTAGTTTTAGGTCCCACAGGCTCAGGAAAGTCTACCCTTTTACTCGCTTTATCCGGTGTTATTCCCGAACTTATAGTAGGGAAAGTTGAGGGAGACATACGTATAGTCGGGCACGATCCAGCCTCCGAGGGCTTGAGGGGAATAGCTGGGGACGTTGGTATCGTTTTTCAGGATCCAGAGGCGCAGATAATAATGGACTCCGTATTTGAAGAAGTTGCTTTTCCACTCGAAAACTTCCTGTATCCGAAGGAGTCCATATTTGAAAGGGTGGAGAAATGCCTTGAGGACACCTACCTCGCACCATACAAAAACGAGCAGACAGATACCCTTTCAACTGGTTTGAAGCAAAGGCTTGCCCTGGCTAGCGTTCTATGCTTCAAGCCTAAAGTTCTCTTATTGGATGAGCCTACAGCCCACATAGACCCAAAGTCATCACTTGCAATATATCAGATATTAAGGAGGTATAAGAGTGAGGGTGGTACGATAATTCTAGTCGAGCATCGCCTCGACTACCTGGAGGGACTTATCGATAAAATACTTTTTCTAAATAATGGGAGAGGCATACTAGCAAGCAATTTTAACGAGCTCCTTGAGAAGATACCCTTTGAAAGTCTTACTCAGGCCGGTATCTGGTTGCCTTTTTCTACCCTTAAAAATAGATCGGAATTATCTAAACCAGTAGTAGATTTTTCAAGAGCTAATACCACTCGAGAGGACTCTGTGGTAATGGCTGAAAAACTCAGCGTGATTATTGATCAGAAGGCCGTATTGAAGAATGTATCCTTTAAAGTCAGCAGAGGAGAGCTTTTAATCATTGTGGGCCCCAACGGTAGCGGAAAAACTACTCTTTTGCGGGTAATTGCCGGGCTTATAAAGAGATACTCAGGAAGTGTAATTGTCCTGGGTAGGAGACCAGCACTTTCGCAGGTTGCCTATGTCTCACAGATACCTGAACACCAGTTTACAGAACGCAAGGTGATCGAAGAGGTTGTGTCTGGCCTAATCGCAGGAGGACTCTCAAGGGAAAAGGCCTTAAAGGTCGCTATGAAGACACTCGAGGACAGAGGTTTAAGCCATCTGGCTGAAAGCGGTGTGTACGAGATTAGTCAGGGTGAGAAGAGATTGATCTCTCTTATCGAGATGGAGCTTCTTGACAGGCCAATTCTTCTACTCGATGAACCCACATTTGGCTTGGATCTAAGGCACACCGTTTCTGTCCTAAAGTGGATTGAAAGCATGCTTGATAAGCGAAAAACAGTGATAATGGTTACACACGATACATGGGTTCTTCCCCTCCTCAATGCTAGACTTATAGGCCTTTCAGAAGGCAAGATTATTTTTCAAGGATTTTTTAGCGATCTACTTAAGCAGCAAAGGGTCTGGGAGGGTCTTAACTTCTCCCCGCCACCCGTTTTTCGAGAAGCTTTTAGCTCTGAGCAGATAGAAATCGCTATGCGAGAAATGCGAAACGCGGTGTTCTCAACATATGACAGGTAA